One stretch of Candidatus Omnitrophota bacterium DNA includes these proteins:
- a CDS encoding sigma-70 family RNA polymerase sigma factor: MDKDPFTSQFVKKYVKLVYTAIEKRLRGCGITLGHEEILDIQQDILASICAGKKLNNVRNPDSIPYWIAIVSGNAAMQYMRNRRRIEPEKMVSLSDKIGETELIELIPSSGPTPPEELGKDELSEKIDEAMERLPPKERLIIKLNLLHDKKYEEIADILNLPKGTVSNYIKRAKGKLKKHLEEFK; the protein is encoded by the coding sequence ATGGACAAAGACCCTTTTACCAGCCAATTCGTTAAAAAATACGTAAAACTCGTATATACGGCTATTGAAAAACGGCTGAGAGGATGCGGCATTACGCTGGGTCATGAAGAAATACTGGATATCCAGCAGGACATCCTTGCCTCGATATGCGCAGGTAAGAAACTCAATAATGTCAGGAACCCTGACAGTATCCCTTACTGGATTGCCATAGTATCGGGCAATGCCGCGATGCAATATATGCGTAATAGGCGGCGCATAGAACCTGAAAAGATGGTCTCTCTGTCTGATAAGATAGGAGAAACTGAGCTCATAGAGCTTATCCCCTCTTCCGGTCCGACTCCCCCTGAAGAGCTGGGCAAGGATGAGCTTTCTGAAAAAATAGACGAAGCTATGGAGAGACTGCCTCCCAAGGAAAGGCTCATTATAAAATTGAATCTCCTGCATGATAAAAAATACGAAGAGATAGCCGATATATTAAACCTGCCAAAAGGGACTGTTTCCAATTATATAAAAAGGGCTAAGGGTAAATTGAAGAAACATTTAGAGGAGTTCAAATGA
- the secA gene encoding preprotein translocase subunit SecA → MVNFILKKIIGTQNERALKDVRPVVEQINSLESAVSGLSDTDLRNKTAEFKIKIAEKYKDLREELEEIDAAYKAATSPGEKEKFRRKYRDVKNGIFEEVLPEAFAVVREASKRTVKMRHFDVQLMGGLVLHRGKIAEMATGEGKTLVATLPVYLNALTGEGVHVVTVNDYLAKRDRNWMGPIYEFLGLSVGTIQHDMDQRSRKEAYACDVTYGTNNEFGFDYLRDNMVIHKDDMVQRPLNYAIVDEVDSILIDESRTPLIISGPAEESTDKYYIINKIVPKLKGKTITDKEEIEAKHKGLDIEKGIDYVVNEKNHTVNLTEEGVVRCQDLIGVKNLYEDIQSEWEHHIRQAIRAHALYEKDVDYVVKDGEVMIVDEFTGRLMPGRRWSDGLHQAVEAKENVKIERENQTLATITFQNYFRMYKKLAGMTGTAETEAVEFGRIYGLDVVVMPTNRPMKRANHPDVIYKTEREKFNAVCNEIAQLHQAGRPVLVGTISIEKSEHLSGLLKRMSVPHHVLNAKYHEMEAEIIAKAGQKYSVTIATNMAGRGTDIVLGESVANLGGLHVLGTERHEARRIDNQLRGRSGRQGDPGSSRFYLSLEDDLMRIFGSDKIKAVMERMGMEEGQDIQHPFITKAIETAQKRVESHNFEIRKHLLEYDNVMNKQREVIYDERRKVLFGDDLKEYIYEIMEEVLDGALETYVNEKMSADNWDFEGFRQYLDSRFALKTGGLNLEEMRVPEIRDVLLEKLRASYEEKEKELGPEMARYLERMILLQVVDTRWKDHLYAMDALREGIGLRAYGQRDPLIEYQHEGYNMFMDMINRIKEEVVEYLFKVKAVKETKKESSVFDFSKQQLMHEEKTQFADSLAQADPEAAANYSGQLPEQHTVPFKREEPKVGRNDPCPCGSGKKYKKCCGR, encoded by the coding sequence ATGGTAAATTTTATATTGAAGAAGATAATCGGCACACAGAACGAGAGAGCGCTGAAGGACGTCAGGCCGGTCGTCGAACAGATAAACTCGCTGGAGAGCGCGGTCTCGGGATTATCCGATACTGATCTCCGCAATAAGACGGCCGAGTTTAAGATAAAGATAGCGGAGAAGTATAAAGACTTGAGAGAAGAGCTCGAGGAGATTGACGCCGCTTACAAGGCGGCGACATCACCGGGTGAGAAGGAGAAATTCAGGCGTAAGTACAGAGATGTTAAGAATGGCATATTCGAAGAGGTGCTACCCGAGGCCTTTGCGGTCGTGCGCGAGGCATCTAAAAGGACCGTCAAGATGCGCCATTTTGATGTGCAGCTGATGGGAGGCTTGGTCCTGCATCGGGGGAAGATTGCCGAAATGGCCACAGGAGAGGGAAAGACGCTTGTCGCGACGCTGCCTGTCTATCTGAACGCGCTTACGGGCGAAGGAGTGCATGTAGTCACGGTGAATGATTATCTGGCCAAGAGAGACCGTAACTGGATGGGGCCGATTTATGAATTTCTGGGCTTGAGCGTAGGGACCATACAGCATGATATGGACCAGCGTTCAAGAAAAGAGGCCTATGCCTGCGATGTGACATATGGAACGAACAACGAGTTCGGTTTCGATTATCTCAGGGATAATATGGTCATACATAAAGACGACATGGTTCAGCGCCCTTTAAATTACGCGATAGTGGACGAGGTTGATTCTATACTCATAGATGAATCAAGGACTCCGCTCATCATATCGGGGCCGGCCGAAGAATCCACCGATAAGTATTATATAATCAACAAGATAGTGCCGAAATTGAAAGGCAAGACGATAACCGACAAGGAAGAGATCGAGGCAAAACATAAAGGGCTCGATATAGAGAAGGGCATAGATTATGTGGTGAACGAAAAGAACCATACGGTCAACCTTACCGAAGAGGGAGTGGTCCGCTGCCAGGATCTGATCGGCGTCAAGAACCTATATGAGGATATCCAGTCCGAGTGGGAACACCACATAAGGCAGGCCATAAGGGCGCATGCGCTTTATGAGAAAGACGTCGATTATGTCGTGAAAGACGGCGAAGTTATGATCGTCGACGAGTTTACCGGGCGCCTTATGCCGGGGAGGAGATGGTCCGACGGCCTGCATCAGGCTGTTGAGGCTAAGGAGAACGTGAAGATAGAGAGGGAGAACCAGACCCTCGCCACGATAACATTTCAAAATTATTTCAGGATGTACAAGAAGCTTGCCGGTATGACCGGTACTGCGGAGACCGAGGCCGTCGAGTTCGGAAGGATATACGGCCTTGACGTAGTGGTGATGCCGACCAACAGGCCGATGAAAAGGGCCAATCATCCCGATGTCATATATAAAACGGAGCGGGAGAAATTTAACGCGGTTTGCAATGAGATAGCCCAGCTTCATCAGGCCGGAAGGCCGGTCCTGGTCGGAACCATTTCGATCGAGAAGTCGGAGCACTTGAGCGGCTTGTTGAAGCGGATGAGCGTGCCGCACCATGTGCTGAACGCGAAGTACCATGAGATGGAAGCCGAGATAATCGCGAAGGCCGGACAGAAATACAGCGTAACGATCGCGACCAACATGGCGGGCCGCGGCACGGATATTGTGCTGGGCGAATCGGTCGCGAACCTCGGCGGCCTTCATGTGCTCGGCACGGAACGGCACGAGGCTCGGCGCATCGATAATCAGCTGCGCGGCCGATCAGGCAGACAGGGCGATCCGGGCTCGAGCCGGTTCTACCTCTCATTGGAAGATGATCTTATGAGGATATTCGGCTCGGACAAGATAAAGGCGGTCATGGAGAGGATGGGGATGGAAGAGGGACAGGATATCCAGCATCCTTTCATAACGAAGGCCATTGAGACCGCCCAGAAGCGGGTCGAATCGCATAACTTTGAAATACGAAAACATCTTCTCGAATACGATAATGTGATGAATAAGCAGAGAGAGGTAATTTACGATGAGCGCCGCAAGGTGCTTTTCGGCGATGACCTTAAAGAATATATATACGAGATAATGGAAGAGGTCCTGGATGGCGCGCTCGAGACATATGTAAATGAGAAGATGAGCGCCGATAACTGGGATTTTGAGGGATTTAGGCAATATCTGGATTCAAGATTCGCGCTTAAGACAGGAGGCCTGAATCTCGAAGAGATGAGAGTCCCGGAGATACGGGATGTTTTGCTGGAAAAGTTAAGAGCCTCTTACGAAGAGAAGGAGAAGGAGCTCGGTCCGGAGATGGCCAGATACCTCGAAAGGATGATATTGCTTCAAGTGGTCGATACGAGATGGAAGGACCATCTCTACGCCATGGATGCTTTGAGGGAAGGTATAGGCTTAAGGGCTTACGGCCAGCGAGATCCTTTGATAGAGTATCAGCATGAAGGCTACAATATGTTCATGGACATGATAAATCGTATTAAGGAAGAGGTGGTCGAATATCTTTTCAAAGTAAAAGCCGTAAAGGAAACAAAGAAGGAGTCTTCGGTGTTTGACTTCTCGAAACAGCAGCTTATGCATGAAGAGAAGACTCAGTTCGCTGATTCACTGGCACAAGCTGATCCCGAAGCCGCCGCGAACTATTCAGGGCAGTTGCCGGAACAACACACCGTCCCTTTCAAGAGAGAAGAGCCTAAGGTCGGCAGAAACGATCCGTGCCCGTGCGGGAGCGGAAAGAAATACAAAAAATGCTGCGGAAGATAG
- the lnt gene encoding apolipoprotein N-acyltransferase produces MLRKIGMRIFLATLSSTLLIISFPDYNLWLFAWAALVPLFFAVEGQKPLRAFAAAYFTGVLFFFGTVYWLIHVTLPGMVAAILYLAVYFGIFGLIISPAVSCPSHLSLFVIPSVWTALEYFRSHVFSGFGWNLLAHSQSHNLPMIQIADTVGSYGVSFLIVLVNTAIFFTIKDMRKRKYSTLYPVIALAFVFLAAGYGVLRLNNIFTGQRLKVAVVQGNIAQDEKWDSAFRQSIIDKYEALTAAAAKNSPDLIVWPESSVPGFLETEEDLFQRVTGAARSAHAALLVGEPRQGSGGEDVYYNSATLFDKDGKLLDSYDKIHLVPFGEFIPAKNIFSFVEKFTKATIGDFSPGKEYTVFKFIVQRNLKTDDYNWKLVKKVKFAALICFEDIFPEISRQFVKNGANFLVNITNDAWFGNSCAPNQHVQSSVFRAVENRVNVVRAANTGVSCFIDQKGRITGSVSSEGKSTFVDGFKVDDIVLTNTRTFYTIYGDLFAYLCILVAALYLFSLAVPQIKKL; encoded by the coding sequence ATGCTGCGGAAGATAGGAATGCGGATATTTCTTGCCACACTCTCTTCGACCCTGCTTATAATATCATTCCCTGATTACAATTTATGGTTATTTGCCTGGGCGGCCCTTGTGCCGCTATTCTTCGCTGTCGAAGGGCAAAAGCCGTTAAGGGCATTCGCGGCGGCCTATTTTACCGGGGTGTTGTTTTTCTTCGGGACCGTATATTGGCTGATACATGTAACTCTCCCCGGGATGGTAGCGGCCATTTTATACCTGGCTGTCTACTTTGGCATATTCGGGCTTATTATTTCGCCGGCCGTTTCCTGTCCATCGCACCTATCGTTATTTGTGATCCCTTCTGTATGGACGGCGCTTGAATATTTCAGATCGCATGTCTTTAGCGGCTTCGGATGGAATCTTCTGGCCCACTCTCAAAGTCACAATCTTCCGATGATACAGATAGCGGATACCGTGGGCAGTTACGGCGTAAGCTTTCTTATAGTCCTGGTTAACACCGCCATATTCTTCACTATTAAAGACATGCGGAAGAGGAAGTACTCGACGCTTTATCCAGTTATTGCCCTTGCATTCGTATTTCTTGCCGCCGGATACGGTGTATTGAGGTTAAATAATATCTTTACGGGCCAGCGGCTTAAGGTCGCCGTGGTGCAGGGTAACATAGCTCAGGATGAAAAATGGGATTCCGCGTTCCGGCAGTCGATAATAGATAAGTACGAGGCGCTGACCGCGGCCGCGGCAAAAAATTCTCCCGATCTTATCGTATGGCCCGAGTCATCGGTTCCTGGTTTTCTTGAGACAGAAGAAGACCTGTTTCAGCGGGTTACGGGAGCGGCAAGAAGTGCACATGCCGCCCTGCTGGTCGGAGAGCCAAGACAGGGATCCGGCGGCGAAGATGTCTATTACAACAGCGCCACGCTATTCGATAAAGACGGAAAGTTGTTGGACAGTTATGATAAGATCCATCTCGTTCCTTTTGGTGAGTTCATTCCGGCTAAGAATATATTTTCATTTGTAGAAAAATTCACAAAGGCGACCATAGGGGATTTCTCGCCCGGCAAAGAATATACGGTCTTTAAATTTATCGTGCAGCGGAACCTGAAGACCGACGATTATAATTGGAAGCTCGTAAAGAAGGTGAAGTTCGCCGCCCTGATATGTTTTGAGGATATATTTCCTGAGATTTCCAGACAGTTTGTGAAGAACGGCGCCAACTTTCTTGTAAATATCACCAATGACGCCTGGTTCGGGAATTCGTGCGCGCCGAATCAGCACGTTCAAAGTTCCGTATTCAGGGCCGTGGAGAACAGGGTCAACGTTGTAAGGGCCGCCAACACTGGAGTCTCCTGCTTCATAGACCAGAAGGGCAGGATCACCGGCTCGGTGAGTTCTGAAGGCAAGAGTACATTTGTCGATGGCTTTAAAGTTGATGATATTGTCCTCACTAATACAAGGACGTTTTATACGATTTACGGTGACCTATTTGCATATCTATGTATATTGGTTGCTGCTCTGTATCTATTTTCCCTCGCTGTGCCTCAAATCAAAAAACTGTAA
- a CDS encoding zf-HC2 domain-containing protein: MVNLNTKITAHPAEYVLADFLAGGLSKDKREQLEKHLSSCDQCLNIIVAAHEAVTAFDKKRPFKKLREITMKKINIYLLLAIISFSFSFITPRFFIQLLVATLLLGMKWVADSKSTRMLVMIYEAWKRDGARGAGDALETLDIDRNKRS, translated from the coding sequence ATGGTCAATCTGAATACAAAAATAACCGCGCATCCTGCAGAGTATGTGCTTGCGGATTTTCTTGCCGGAGGCCTGTCGAAAGATAAGCGGGAGCAGCTGGAAAAGCACCTAAGCTCTTGCGATCAATGTCTGAATATAATCGTGGCGGCCCATGAAGCTGTTACTGCATTCGACAAAAAGAGACCATTTAAAAAATTGAGGGAAATTACTATGAAAAAAATAAATATTTACCTTCTGCTGGCCATAATATCATTCTCTTTCTCATTCATAACCCCGCGATTTTTTATACAGTTGCTGGTAGCTACTCTACTCTTGGGCATGAAGTGGGTAGCGGACTCGAAATCTACCAGAATGCTCGTCATGATATATGAAGCGTGGAAAAGAGACGGCGCAAGAGGCGCAGGTGACGCCCTTGAGACGCTTGATATAGACCGCAACAAGAGATCATAA
- a CDS encoding SpoVG family protein, producing the protein MVKEDLKLAVTRIHKLDGEGATKAFCDMSVMDSLVINGLRVVEGKDGLFVSMPREAGKDGKWYNTVIPLSREIKDEIEKVVLEAYGG; encoded by the coding sequence ATGGTAAAGGAAGATCTGAAGCTTGCCGTAACGCGCATACATAAGCTGGACGGCGAGGGTGCCACAAAAGCTTTCTGTGACATGTCGGTCATGGATAGCCTGGTCATAAACGGCCTGAGGGTGGTAGAGGGTAAGGACGGCCTCTTCGTGAGCATGCCTCGCGAGGCCGGTAAGGATGGTAAGTGGTACAACACCGTCATCCCGTTAAGCCGGGAGATCAAGGACGAGATAGAAAAGGTGGTGTTGGAAGCCTACGGAGGATAA
- a CDS encoding YifB family Mg chelatase-like AAA ATPase, which translates to MIAKIYSSCVLGINAYEVTVEADIGGGLPAFNIVGLPDTAIRESRDRIKAAIRNSGYSFPAKKITINLAPAYIKKEGADLDLPIALSVLLCEGVIECAELKEYIFCGELSLDGKLKSIKGALAIALGLKSMDKTNFILPGHNAKEAAAVKDIEVYPARTLKEVVDFINKKIEIKREFSNSEQLLKRNSKYKIDFRDVKGQEHVKRGLEVTAAGGHNVLLIGPPGSGKSMLAKRLPTILSEMTIEESLETSKIHSVAGLIPTNRVLMGTRPFRSPHHTISDATLVGGGTNPSPGEISLSHNGVLFLDELPEFRKNVLEALRQPIEEGSVTIARVANTLTYPAKFMLVAAMNPCPCGYFTDPKRECHCSPMQIQNYLSKISGPLLDRIDIHLEVPRLKMEHLTEKRRGEPSEEIRKRVDKAREIQRSRYKNDGLYFNARLESAELEKYCMLDKESEELLKLAILELGISARAYDKILKVSRTIADLDGKDVIEAHHISEAISYRSLDRNLWG; encoded by the coding sequence ATGATCGCGAAAATATATTCAAGCTGTGTTTTAGGGATCAATGCCTATGAAGTTACTGTCGAAGCGGACATCGGCGGAGGGTTACCGGCCTTCAATATCGTGGGCCTGCCGGACACCGCGATAAGGGAGTCCCGGGATCGGATAAAAGCCGCGATAAGAAATTCGGGGTATTCATTTCCGGCTAAGAAGATAACGATAAATCTCGCACCGGCATATATAAAAAAAGAGGGTGCGGATCTCGACCTGCCTATCGCCCTATCGGTGCTTTTATGTGAAGGCGTCATCGAATGCGCGGAGTTGAAAGAATATATATTCTGCGGAGAGCTATCTCTGGACGGTAAGCTGAAGTCGATAAAAGGCGCCCTTGCCATTGCCCTGGGACTAAAATCTATGGATAAGACGAATTTCATCCTGCCAGGCCATAACGCAAAGGAGGCTGCTGCAGTAAAAGATATCGAGGTCTACCCTGCCAGAACGCTTAAAGAGGTCGTTGACTTTATAAACAAAAAGATCGAAATAAAAAGAGAGTTTTCTAATAGCGAACAACTATTAAAGAGAAATTCAAAGTATAAGATAGACTTTCGTGATGTAAAAGGCCAAGAACACGTCAAGCGCGGGCTCGAGGTCACGGCTGCCGGCGGACACAACGTCCTCTTAATAGGCCCTCCCGGCTCCGGAAAAAGCATGCTTGCTAAAAGGCTGCCCACGATCCTTTCTGAGATGACGATCGAAGAGTCGCTCGAGACATCGAAGATACACAGCGTGGCCGGGCTGATTCCGACAAATAGAGTCCTTATGGGCACCAGGCCGTTTCGCTCTCCGCATCATACTATATCGGACGCCACGCTTGTCGGGGGAGGAACTAATCCAAGCCCCGGGGAGATAAGCCTCTCACATAACGGCGTCCTCTTTCTAGATGAGCTTCCGGAATTCAGGAAGAACGTACTCGAGGCATTAAGGCAGCCTATAGAGGAAGGCTCGGTGACCATAGCAAGAGTCGCCAACACACTCACCTACCCCGCCAAGTTTATGCTTGTCGCGGCAATGAACCCCTGCCCGTGCGGTTACTTCACGGACCCGAAACGGGAATGTCACTGCTCGCCGATGCAGATACAGAACTACCTCTCAAAAATATCAGGGCCGCTTCTGGACAGGATCGACATACACTTGGAGGTCCCCCGGCTTAAAATGGAGCATCTTACGGAAAAGCGCCGTGGTGAGCCGTCGGAAGAGATAAGAAAGCGTGTAGATAAGGCGCGGGAGATCCAGAGATCGCGTTACAAAAACGATGGCCTATATTTCAACGCGCGCTTGGAATCTGCCGAGCTTGAAAAATACTGTATGCTCGATAAAGAGAGTGAGGAATTGCTAAAGCTCGCGATCCTGGAGCTCGGCATTTCCGCAAGGGCCTATGACAAGATCTTGAAGGTATCGCGCACTATAGCCGATCTGGACGGAAAAGACGTCATCGAAGCACATCATATCTCGGAGGCGATCTCTTACAGGAGCCTTGACAGGAATCTGTGGGGGTAA
- a CDS encoding YraN family protein — translation MGREKKEIGSLGEKLALEFLKAKGYRIKCVNFRTPFGELDIVTTHEGSIVFIEVRTRTTSSLGPPFLSVTRVKQAHIIKNALFYLKRYGRVDSSWRIDVISVKLDCQHALEKIEHIENAVEEIYY, via the coding sequence ATGGGCCGGGAGAAAAAAGAGATAGGAAGCCTGGGCGAAAAACTTGCCTTGGAGTTCTTAAAAGCTAAAGGCTATAGAATTAAGTGCGTAAATTTCAGAACGCCTTTCGGCGAACTGGATATAGTGACAACACACGAAGGTTCAATAGTCTTTATAGAAGTAAGAACCAGGACTACTTCTTCTCTCGGCCCACCCTTCCTGTCCGTGACGAGGGTCAAGCAGGCTCATATCATAAAAAATGCCCTGTTCTATTTAAAAAGATACGGACGCGTCGATTCAAGCTGGAGGATAGATGTGATCTCTGTGAAATTAGACTGTCAACACGCATTGGAGAAGATAGAACACATTGAAAATGCTGTAGAGGAAATTTATTACTAA